The Aquila chrysaetos chrysaetos chromosome 16, bAquChr1.4, whole genome shotgun sequence genome has a segment encoding these proteins:
- the SYF2 gene encoding pre-mRNA-splicing factor SYF2, whose amino-acid sequence MAAAEVSALGGLGVPDPDGGGSSGSEDEARPGTAAAAAAQKREERLRKFRELHMKRNEARKLNHQEVVEEDKRLKLPANWEAKKARLEWELKVEEKKKECAARGEDYERVKLLEISAEDAERWERKKKRKNPDLGFSDYAAAQLRQYQRLTRQIKPDLEQYEKLKEQYGEALYPTSDSLLHGTHVPSKEGVDRMVADLEKQIEKREKYSRRRPYNDDADIDYINERNAKFNKKAERFYGKYTAEIKQNLERGTAV is encoded by the exons ATGGCGGCGGCGGAGGTGTCGGCGTTGGGCGGTTTGGGGGTTCCCGATCCCGATGGCGGG GGCTCGTCGGGCTCGGAGGACGAGGCGAGGCCtggcacggcggcggcggcggcagcgcagAAGCGGGAGGAGCGGCTGCGCAAGTTCCGCGAGCTCCACATGAAACGG AACGAGGCTCGCAAGCTGAATCACCAAGAAGTGGTGGAAGAAGATAAAAGGCTTAAATTGCCAGCGAACTGGGAAGCCAAAAAAGCTCGGCTGGAGTGGGAGCTGAaggtggaggaaaagaagaag GAATGTGCAGCCAGAGGAGAAGACTATGAGCGAGTTAAGCTGCTAGAGATCAGTGCCGAGGATGCCGagagatgggaaaggaaaaagaagaggaaaaatccAGATCTAGGATTTTCAG aTTACGCGGCCGCTCAGCTGCGCCAGTACCAGAGGTTAACCCGGCAGATCAAACCTGACCTGGAGCAGTACGAGAAGCTGAAAGAGCAGTA TGGTGAAGCGCTTTATCCCACATCCGACAGTCTTCTCCACGGAACTCACGTGCCATCTAAGGAAGGGGTTGATAGAATGGTTGCAGATCTTGAAAAACA AATTGAAAAACGTGAAAAATACAGTCGACGACGTCCTTACAATGACGATGCAGACATCGACTACATCAACGAGAGAAACGCCAAGTTCAATAAGAAGGCAGAGAGGTTCTACGGGAAGTACACGGCTGAGATTAAACAGAACTTGGAGAGAGGAACAGCTGTCTGA
- the RSRP1 gene encoding arginine/serine-rich protein 1 isoform X1, translating into MGVTHEAGLSPQASPLEQDPCGGSPAGWSRSALVSHGNQHRGCPAAPSGTETGYCRTTIKTEPASESTCMEKMVVRKTEDMTGFMDDLTLSSPKKRESSLRSKRSCDRSSTRSSSRSSCSSQSSSSSSSSASSRSWSRSRSRSRSWARRNGSQRYRRYSRSYSRSRSRSRGYMRYRGRYHARHYRRYHRSPPRYRSRSRSWSRGRSYYRRSYSRSRSRSRGRRFYGFGRTIYPEAYRSWRSRSRTRSRSRSPLHLSEKDKRELLEIAKANAAKALGTDNIVLPASLKILTPSKEIKNEKQEHEGPGESAEQPRRLAEDMTKSGMERATIQRSISFSPNNTMAKPVLQKPASHVVKEPTVSPGREDDRKGSPYGQWVPVKKEEKKTFLNFSPKSAPFRAR; encoded by the exons ATGGGGGTGACTCATGAAGCGGGGTTATCTCCTCAGGCGTCGCCGCTGGAGCAGGATCCGTGTGGGGGAAGCCCGGCTGGCTGGAGCCG AAGCGCCCTGGTGTCTCACGGGAACCAGCACCGGGGGTGTCCGGCGGCTCCCAGCG GAACAGAGACCGGGTATTGCAGAACAACAATAAAAACGGAACCAGCTTCTGAAAGTACCTGCATGGAGAAAATGGTGGTTAGGAAAACTGAAGATATGACAGGCTTCATGGATGACTTAACCCTCAGCTCACCGAAGAAAAGAGAGTCGTCTTTGAGATCCAAGCGAAGTTGTGATAGGTCATCAACAAGATCATCTAGCAGATCCTCTTGCAGTTCACAGTCCAGTTCAAGTAGTTCCTCTTCAGCTTCCTCCAGGAGTTGGAGCCGGTCCAGATCAAGATCAAGGTCATGGGCTAGAAGAAATGGTTCCCAAAGGTATAGAAGATACTCCCGTTCGTATTCCAGAAGCCGGTCAAGATCACGTGGCTACATGAGATACCGAGGAAGGTACCATGCGAGACACTACAGGAGGTACCACCGCTCTCCTCCAAGGTATAGATCACGCAGTAGGTCATGGTCTCGTGGAAGATCATATTACAGAAGGTCCTATTCGAGAAGCAGATCACGTTCAAGAGGCCGAAGATTTTATGGATTTGGGCGAACAATATATCCCGAGGCTTacaggagctggagaagcaggTCACGAACAAGATCTCGGAGTAGGTCACCTCTCCATTTGAGTGaaaaag aCAAGAGGGAACTCCTGGAAATTGCGAAAGCTAATGCTGCAAAAGCTCTGGGAACAGATAACATAGTCTTGCCAGCAAGCTTGAAGATCCTTACTCCTTCCAAagagataaaaaatgaaaaacaagagcaTGAAGGTCCTGGAGAGTCAGCTGAG CAACCCAGAAGACTAGCAGAAGACATGACCAAGAGTGGAATGGAGAGAGCAACCATACagagaagcatttctttcagtCCTAAC aatacAATGGCAAAACCAGTACTACAGAAGCCAGCAAGCCATGTTGTTAAAGAACCGACAGTTTCTCCAGGAAGAGAAGATGACAGAAAGGGAAGTCCCTATGGGCAATGGGTTCCTGtcaagaaggaggagaagaaaacttttttaaacttctcaCCTAAAAGTGCACCGTTCCGGGCACGCTAG
- the RSRP1 gene encoding arginine/serine-rich protein 1 isoform X2, whose translation MGVTHEAGLSPQASPLEQDPCGGSPAGWSRSALVSHGNQHRGCPAAPSGTETGYCRTTIKTEPASESTCMEKMVVRKTEDMTGFMDDLTLSSPKKRESSLRSKRSCDRSSTRSSSRSSCSSQSSSSSSSSASSRSWSRSRSRSRSWARRNGSQRYRRYSRSYSRSRSRSRGYMRYRGRYHARHYRRYHRSPPRYRSRSRSWSRGRSYYRRSYSRSRSRSRGRRFYGFGRTIYPEAYRSWRSRSRTRSRSRSPLHLSEKDKRELLEIAKANAAKALGTDNIVLPASLKILTPSKEIKNEKQEHEGPGESAEMLREYRRRGLHHLQISLLSLSKALQEGYAELNATCSTSTLHCMAVHALNPF comes from the exons ATGGGGGTGACTCATGAAGCGGGGTTATCTCCTCAGGCGTCGCCGCTGGAGCAGGATCCGTGTGGGGGAAGCCCGGCTGGCTGGAGCCG AAGCGCCCTGGTGTCTCACGGGAACCAGCACCGGGGGTGTCCGGCGGCTCCCAGCG GAACAGAGACCGGGTATTGCAGAACAACAATAAAAACGGAACCAGCTTCTGAAAGTACCTGCATGGAGAAAATGGTGGTTAGGAAAACTGAAGATATGACAGGCTTCATGGATGACTTAACCCTCAGCTCACCGAAGAAAAGAGAGTCGTCTTTGAGATCCAAGCGAAGTTGTGATAGGTCATCAACAAGATCATCTAGCAGATCCTCTTGCAGTTCACAGTCCAGTTCAAGTAGTTCCTCTTCAGCTTCCTCCAGGAGTTGGAGCCGGTCCAGATCAAGATCAAGGTCATGGGCTAGAAGAAATGGTTCCCAAAGGTATAGAAGATACTCCCGTTCGTATTCCAGAAGCCGGTCAAGATCACGTGGCTACATGAGATACCGAGGAAGGTACCATGCGAGACACTACAGGAGGTACCACCGCTCTCCTCCAAGGTATAGATCACGCAGTAGGTCATGGTCTCGTGGAAGATCATATTACAGAAGGTCCTATTCGAGAAGCAGATCACGTTCAAGAGGCCGAAGATTTTATGGATTTGGGCGAACAATATATCCCGAGGCTTacaggagctggagaagcaggTCACGAACAAGATCTCGGAGTAGGTCACCTCTCCATTTGAGTGaaaaag aCAAGAGGGAACTCCTGGAAATTGCGAAAGCTAATGCTGCAAAAGCTCTGGGAACAGATAACATAGTCTTGCCAGCAAGCTTGAAGATCCTTACTCCTTCCAAagagataaaaaatgaaaaacaagagcaTGAAGGTCCTGGAGAGTCAGCTGAG ATGTTGAGAGAGTACAGAAGAAGAGGCCTGCATCACTTGCAGATAAGTTTATTGTCATTATCCAAAGCTCTGCAGGAGGGATATGCAGAACTCAATGCAACTTGCTCTACTTCTACACTTCATTGTATGGCAGTCCATGCTTTGAAtcctttttaa
- the TMEM50A gene encoding transmembrane protein 50A, producing the protein MSGFLESLRCSECVDWGEKRNTIASVAAGVLFFTGWWIIIDAAVKYPKVEDFNHSYHACGVIATIAFLMINAVSNGQVRGDSYSEGCLGQTGARIWLFIGFMMAFGSLIASMWILFGGYVVKEKPVVYPGIAVFFQNAFIFFGGLVFKFGRTEDLWQ; encoded by the exons atgtcaggttttCTTGAGAGCTTGAGGTGCTCGGAGTGTGTTGACTGGGGAGAGAAACGAAACACGATCGCTTCTGTTGCTGCAGGAGTGCTG ttttttacAGGTTGGTGGATAATCATAGATGCAGCTGTAAAATACCCTAAAGTGGAAGACTTCAACCATTCATACCATGCTTGTGGGGTTATAGCCACTATTGCGTTCCTAAT GATCAATGCCGTGTCTAATGGACAAGTGCGGGGTGACAGTTACAGTGAAGGCTGTCTAGGACAAACAG GTGCTCGGATCTGGCTCTTCATTGGTTTTATGATGGCTTTTGGATCTCTGATTGCTTCCATGTGGATCCTTTTTGGAGGCTATGTTGTTAAAG AAAAACCAGTAGTATACCCAGGAATAGCTGTGTTCTTCCAGAATGCGTTCATCTTTTTTGG aGGACTGGTCTTTAAATTCGGTCGCACGGAAGACTTGTGGCAATGA